From Caldicellulosiruptor hydrothermalis 108, a single genomic window includes:
- a CDS encoding ribonuclease J, giving the protein MKKKQEHRIRIIPLGGLNEIGKNMLVVEVNDEIVVIDCGLAFPEDEMLGVDLVIPDISYLIKNKEKVRALILTHGHEDHIGAIPYVLRDLNIPIYGTKLTLGLVEIKLMEFGIDLNSVKLFTVRAGDVISFNNMRIEFIRTTHSIADSVAVAIHTPLGPIVHTGDFKVDFTPIEGEPIDLIRFAELGKQGVLALLCDSTNAERPGFTLSEKTVGATFDRIFSQAQGRVIVATFSSHIHRVQQVINSAEKQGRKICVLGRSMVNVVNKALELGYLKMPDGMLIDVDELDNYPPNKIVLITTGSQGEPMSALSRMASAEHKKVGIIPGDVVIISAAPIPGNEKFVNRVINDLFKQGAQVIYEDIDDIHVSGHACQEEIKLIHNLTRPKYSIPVHGEFKHLIHHAKLAMELGEKNVFVLENGKVLEITKDGAKVVGMVQAGNVLVDGLGVGDVGNVVLRDRRHLAQDGLFIVVLTIDSATRDVISGPDIITRGFIYIRESEPLIEEAKRVIKDVLYFCNKNDITEPNAIKVILKDNLRNFLFEKTRRNPMIIPIITEI; this is encoded by the coding sequence ATGAAGAAAAAGCAAGAGCATCGAATTAGAATCATACCACTTGGTGGGCTTAACGAAATTGGAAAGAACATGCTTGTTGTTGAAGTAAACGACGAGATAGTTGTCATTGACTGTGGTCTTGCATTCCCAGAAGATGAGATGCTTGGCGTTGACCTTGTAATACCTGACATATCATATCTTATCAAGAATAAGGAAAAGGTAAGAGCTTTGATTCTCACACACGGTCATGAAGACCATATTGGAGCTATACCGTATGTACTGCGTGATTTAAATATTCCAATTTATGGCACAAAACTTACCCTGGGGCTTGTTGAGATAAAGCTTATGGAATTTGGTATAGATTTGAACTCTGTAAAACTGTTCACTGTCAGGGCAGGGGATGTAATTAGTTTTAACAATATGCGCATTGAGTTTATCAGAACAACACATTCGATAGCTGACTCTGTTGCTGTTGCTATACACACACCACTTGGTCCCATTGTCCACACAGGCGATTTCAAAGTGGACTTCACACCCATTGAAGGTGAACCAATTGACCTAATAAGATTTGCAGAACTTGGCAAACAGGGAGTTCTTGCACTTTTGTGCGACTCAACAAACGCAGAGAGGCCTGGTTTTACATTGTCTGAAAAGACTGTTGGTGCGACGTTTGACAGGATATTTTCCCAGGCTCAGGGAAGAGTTATTGTTGCAACATTTTCTTCGCACATTCACAGAGTACAGCAGGTCATAAACTCAGCTGAAAAGCAAGGAAGAAAGATTTGCGTCTTGGGAAGAAGCATGGTAAATGTTGTGAACAAAGCGCTTGAACTTGGGTATCTGAAGATGCCAGATGGGATGCTGATTGACGTTGATGAGCTTGACAACTATCCCCCAAACAAGATTGTCCTTATCACAACAGGAAGTCAGGGCGAGCCCATGTCTGCCCTTTCACGAATGGCGTCTGCCGAGCACAAAAAGGTGGGGATTATACCCGGCGATGTTGTTATAATCTCGGCAGCACCAATTCCTGGAAATGAAAAGTTTGTAAACAGGGTGATAAACGACCTGTTTAAACAAGGTGCGCAGGTGATATATGAAGACATTGATGACATTCATGTGTCAGGTCATGCCTGCCAGGAAGAGATAAAACTTATACACAATCTTACAAGACCAAAATACAGTATTCCCGTGCATGGTGAGTTCAAACACTTGATACACCATGCAAAGCTTGCAATGGAGCTTGGGGAGAAAAATGTGTTTGTGCTGGAAAATGGGAAGGTCCTGGAGATTACAAAAGACGGTGCAAAGGTTGTTGGAATGGTGCAGGCAGGCAATGTTCTTGTTGACGGGCTTGGAGTTGGAGATGTGGGGAACGTTGTTCTGCGTGACAGGCGTCATCTTGCTCAGGACGGACTTTTTATTGTTGTGCTCACAATTGATTCAGCAACAAGAGATGTCATCTCAGGTCCTGATATAATCACAAGAGGTTTTATATATATAAGAGAATCTGAGCCTTTAATTGAAGAGGCAAAAAGAGTTATAAAGGATGTTCTTTATTTTTGCAATAAAAACGATATTACTGAGCCTAACGCAATAAAG
- the secF gene encoding protein translocase subunit SecF produces the protein MTKIDFMGKRKYFYIVSILVMVIGLISYFVQGFNYDIDFTGGTVLEINLHKVPTAQEISELEKLTKQITGTQTPIVRKVEDGKKIMINAHEVHGKKKTELSKQTRDKLFAEIAKKYNLKKEDLISYQNVGAVVSSELKSQAIWAVVIASILMLIYIAIRFEFRFGTTAVVALIHDLLIVLTVYTLFRIPLNSTFIAAVLTVLGYSINDTIVVFDRIRENRRIAGKMDLKDLVNLSMNQTIGRSIATAMSVIIVLVVLYIMGVQSIKEFAFPLLIGVISGTYSSIFIATALWFDWELSTRKKKLQAKPKRA, from the coding sequence ATGACCAAGATTGATTTCATGGGGAAAAGAAAATACTTTTATATAGTTTCAATTTTGGTTATGGTAATTGGGCTGATTTCGTATTTTGTACAAGGTTTTAACTATGACATAGACTTTACAGGTGGTACAGTTTTGGAGATAAACCTTCATAAGGTTCCGACAGCTCAAGAGATATCCGAGCTTGAAAAACTGACAAAGCAAATTACAGGAACTCAAACTCCAATTGTGAGAAAAGTTGAAGATGGTAAAAAGATAATGATAAACGCACATGAGGTTCATGGCAAAAAGAAGACAGAGCTTTCAAAACAGACAAGAGACAAGCTCTTTGCTGAGATTGCAAAAAAGTACAATCTTAAAAAAGAGGATTTAATATCATACCAGAATGTCGGTGCAGTTGTGTCGTCTGAGTTAAAATCTCAGGCTATTTGGGCGGTTGTGATTGCATCAATTTTGATGCTCATTTATATTGCTATTAGATTTGAGTTCAGGTTTGGTACAACTGCAGTTGTAGCGCTAATTCATGACCTGCTGATTGTGTTGACAGTTTATACTCTCTTTAGAATCCCTCTAAATTCCACTTTTATAGCAGCAGTACTTACCGTCCTTGGTTATTCTATAAACGACACCATTGTTGTGTTTGACAGAATAAGAGAAAACAGAAGAATAGCTGGGAAGATGGATCTTAAAGACCTTGTAAACCTTAGCATGAACCAGACGATAGGAAGATCAATCGCAACAGCAATGAGTGTCATTATAGTTCTTGTTGTTCTGTATATCATGGGTGTTCAGTCAATAAAAGAATTTGCGTTCCCTCTTTTGATTGGTGTTATATCAGGTACTTATTCTTCTATATTTATAGCAACTGCACTGTGGTTTGACTGGGAGCTCAGCACAAGAAAGAAGAAACTTCAGGCAAAGCCAAAAAGAGCATAA
- the secD gene encoding protein translocase subunit SecD, with amino-acid sequence MQNKSLAKFLIGCLVIAFAFYIVFFGLEIGTASIPSVQKVIRYGLDLKGGVYIVYEAEKENPTRREMESALQLIRTRLDMRNFYDATATIQGSKRIRVEIPGVKDPDEAIQYIGRTALIEFKGPSGDLIVSGRNVVDAYAQQTASGYVVALKFDKEGTKKFAEGTKKYLGQNIGIYLDGKLISNPVVQAEIDNGEAVIEGMKDLEEAKTLAQQIKAGALPFALNVIESKAIGPSLGNEAFKSTLKAGIIGILLVFLFMIIFYRLPGLIADIALVAYIVILVAIVGYAKITLTLPGIAGIILSAGMAVDANILIFARLKEELRSGKTLRAAMDAGFRRALNAVIDSNVTTIIAGIVLLFLGTGPIKGFAWTLTIGIVVSFFTAITVTRFLLTSIINTGLFKDIRWYGGKKTREVDA; translated from the coding sequence ATGCAAAATAAAAGCTTAGCAAAGTTTCTGATAGGATGCTTGGTAATAGCCTTTGCATTTTACATAGTGTTTTTTGGGCTGGAAATTGGAACTGCAAGCATCCCGTCAGTCCAAAAAGTCATAAGGTATGGTCTTGACTTAAAAGGCGGCGTTTACATTGTATATGAGGCAGAAAAAGAGAACCCAACAAGAAGAGAAATGGAATCGGCATTGCAGCTTATCAGAACAAGGCTTGACATGAGAAACTTTTATGATGCAACGGCGACAATTCAGGGGTCAAAGAGAATAAGGGTAGAAATTCCGGGTGTCAAAGACCCTGATGAAGCTATACAATATATAGGAAGAACAGCTTTGATTGAGTTTAAGGGACCTTCTGGAGATTTGATAGTTTCAGGTAGAAACGTTGTTGATGCATATGCACAGCAGACAGCATCAGGATACGTTGTTGCACTAAAGTTTGATAAAGAGGGAACAAAAAAGTTTGCAGAAGGGACAAAAAAATATTTGGGTCAGAACATTGGAATTTATCTTGATGGCAAGCTCATTTCAAATCCTGTTGTTCAGGCAGAGATTGACAATGGTGAGGCTGTAATTGAAGGCATGAAAGATTTAGAAGAGGCTAAAACACTTGCTCAGCAGATAAAAGCTGGTGCACTGCCATTTGCCTTGAATGTCATAGAGAGCAAGGCTATAGGACCTTCACTTGGAAATGAGGCTTTTAAATCAACTTTAAAGGCTGGAATTATTGGAATCTTGCTTGTGTTCCTGTTCATGATAATTTTCTACAGACTGCCAGGGCTTATAGCTGATATAGCTTTAGTTGCGTATATAGTTATTCTGGTTGCAATTGTGGGGTATGCAAAGATAACTTTGACCCTCCCTGGTATAGCAGGTATAATCCTGTCTGCCGGAATGGCAGTTGATGCGAACATCTTAATCTTTGCAAGGTTGAAAGAGGAGCTAAGAAGTGGAAAGACATTAAGAGCTGCTATGGACGCAGGTTTTAGAAGAGCGCTTAATGCTGTTATTGACTCTAACGTGACAACGATAATAGCAGGAATTGTGCTTTTGTTCTTAGGAACAGGTCCTATTAAAGGTTTTGCATGGACGCTCACAATTGGTATTGTGGTATCGTTCTTCACAGCAATTACTGTTACAAGATTTTTGCTTACTTCAATTATAAATACAGGACTTTTCAAAGATATCAGGTGGTATGGCGGTAAGAAAACCAGGGAGGTGGATGCTTAA
- a CDS encoding gamma carbonic anhydrase family protein yields the protein MIITYKGKTPKIAPSAFVAENAVIIGDVEIGENSSVWFGCVIRCEENKIVIGKNTNIQDLTTIHTDHCCSVIIGDNVTVGHNVVLHGCEIGNNVLIGMGTIIMNGSKIGDNSLIGAGSLITQNTVIPPNTLVFGRPAKVIRELTPEEIEKIAISAKEYIELSNEYKKIKDY from the coding sequence ATGATAATTACTTATAAAGGCAAAACACCTAAAATTGCACCTTCTGCTTTTGTGGCAGAGAATGCAGTTATAATAGGCGATGTTGAGATTGGAGAAAATTCAAGTGTGTGGTTTGGCTGCGTTATAAGATGTGAAGAAAATAAAATTGTGATTGGCAAAAACACCAATATACAGGACCTCACAACAATACACACAGACCACTGCTGCTCGGTTATAATAGGTGACAATGTTACAGTTGGTCACAATGTAGTTCTTCATGGTTGTGAAATAGGTAACAACGTTTTAATTGGAATGGGGACTATCATTATGAACGGAAGCAAAATAGGTGATAATAGCTTGATTGGAGCAGGAAGTCTTATAACTCAAAACACAGTTATCCCGCCAAATACCCTTGTGTTTGGCAGACCTGCTAAAGTGATAAGAGAGCTCACGCCAGAGGAGATAGAAAAGATTGCAATTTCTGCAAAGGAGTATATAGAGCTTAGCAATGAGTATAAAAAGATAAAAGATTATTAA
- the scfB gene encoding thioether cross-link-forming SCIFF peptide maturase, which produces MVHTFEKFGLKIVVDVASGSIFTVDSVAYEVIKYYKENGSFDGVEDALEFDKQQIAEAVFEVKSLIEQGVLFSEDTYKDMNLIEKRNPVIKAMCLHVAHDCDLRCRYCFASSGSFKQERKLMSFDVGKKAIDFLLQNSGSRQNLEVDFFGGEPLLNFDVVKNIVEYARQEEKKYNKKISFTLTTNATNLSDDIIEYLNQNMENVVLSHDGRPEVNDFMRIDRDGNGTYSKITDNILRFIQKRNGKTYYVRGTFTAKNLDFSKDVLHLYSLGIKEISIEPVVLDKSSPWAIRESHIERIKQEYDILAEEYINAKLKGEGFNFFHFNIDLTGGPCVSKRLSGCGAGFEYVAVDPEGNIFPCHQFVDKPDFKLGNVFEGIQRFDLVDEFKKNNVYEKDECSQCWARFYCSGGCAAANYNMNGDVKKSYIVGCELERKRVENAIAIKLYLMEKGIRS; this is translated from the coding sequence ATGGTTCATACGTTTGAGAAGTTCGGACTCAAAATTGTTGTAGATGTGGCGTCAGGTTCAATTTTCACAGTTGATAGCGTTGCTTATGAGGTAATAAAGTATTACAAAGAAAATGGAAGTTTTGATGGAGTAGAAGATGCACTTGAGTTTGATAAACAGCAGATAGCTGAGGCAGTTTTTGAAGTAAAAAGTTTGATTGAACAAGGTGTTTTGTTTTCTGAGGATACTTATAAGGATATGAATTTGATTGAAAAGAGAAATCCGGTTATAAAGGCAATGTGCCTTCATGTTGCCCACGACTGTGACCTGAGATGCAGATACTGTTTTGCATCAAGTGGCAGTTTCAAACAAGAAAGAAAACTTATGAGCTTTGATGTGGGCAAAAAGGCAATAGATTTTCTGCTTCAAAATTCTGGTTCAAGACAGAACTTAGAGGTTGATTTTTTTGGTGGAGAGCCACTTTTGAATTTTGATGTGGTAAAAAATATTGTTGAGTATGCAAGGCAAGAGGAGAAGAAGTATAACAAGAAAATATCTTTTACCCTGACAACAAATGCAACAAACCTCTCAGACGATATAATTGAATATCTAAACCAGAACATGGAAAATGTTGTGCTCAGCCATGATGGAAGACCTGAAGTCAACGACTTTATGAGGATTGACAGGGACGGCAATGGCACCTATAGCAAAATTACAGACAACATTTTGAGGTTTATCCAGAAAAGAAATGGGAAAACTTATTATGTGAGAGGAACATTTACAGCAAAGAACTTGGATTTTTCAAAGGACGTTTTACACTTATACAGCCTTGGGATAAAAGAAATTTCGATTGAACCTGTTGTGCTGGACAAAAGTAGTCCCTGGGCGATACGTGAGAGTCACATTGAAAGAATAAAACAAGAGTATGATATTTTGGCTGAGGAGTATATAAATGCGAAACTTAAAGGAGAAGGTTTTAACTTCTTCCATTTTAATATAGACCTTACAGGTGGCCCATGTGTTTCAAAAAGACTTTCAGGCTGTGGTGCCGGGTTTGAGTATGTAGCAGTTGACCCTGAGGGTAATATCTTCCCGTGCCACCAGTTTGTTGACAAGCCAGATTTTAAACTTGGTAACGTCTTTGAAGGCATACAGAGGTTTGATTTGGTTGATGAGTTTAAGAAAAATAATGTTTATGAAAAAGATGAATGTTCACAGTGCTGGGCGAGGTTTTACTGTAGTGGCGGATGTGCTGCTGCAAACTATAATATGAACGGTGATGTTAAAAAATCTTACATTGTTGGTTGTGAACTTGAAAGAAAGAGGGTGGAAAATGCAATAGCCATAAAACTTTATCTTATGGAAAAGGGGATAAGAAGCTAA
- the scfA gene encoding six-cysteine ranthipeptide SCIFF, which produces MKHIKVVVKNALSKTVVSGGCGECQASCQSACKTSCTVGNQICKNRK; this is translated from the coding sequence ATGAAGCATATAAAGGTTGTTGTAAAAAATGCTCTTTCAAAAACAGTTGTTTCTGGCGGCTGTGGCGAGTGCCAGGCATCCTGCCAGTCAGCTTGCAAGACATCTTGTACTGTTGGGAACCAGATTTGCAAAAACAGAAAATAA
- the fba gene encoding class II fructose-1,6-bisphosphate aldolase, whose translation MPLVTTREMFKKAAEGKYAIGAFNVNNMEIIQGIVEAAKEEQAPLILQVSAGARKYAKHIYLIKLVEAALEDSGDLPIALHLDHGEDFEICKACIDGGFTSVMIDGSRLPFEENIALTKKVVEYAHERGVVVEAELGKLAGIEDNVKVAEHEAAFTDPDQAAEFVERTGVDSLAVAIGTSHGAYKFKGDPRLDFERLQKIVEKLPKDFPIVLHGASTVLPEFVEMCNKYGGNIPGAKGVPEDMLRKAAELGVRKINIDTDLRLAMTAAIRKHLYEHPDHFDPRQYLKDGRDAIKEMVKHKLRNVLGCAGKAPEILEEIKKNRG comes from the coding sequence ATGCCGTTAGTTACCACAAGAGAAATGTTTAAAAAAGCGGCCGAAGGCAAGTACGCAATAGGTGCATTTAACGTCAACAACATGGAGATTATCCAAGGAATTGTTGAGGCTGCAAAGGAGGAACAGGCACCGCTTATTTTACAGGTTTCAGCAGGTGCGAGAAAGTATGCAAAGCACATCTATCTTATCAAGCTTGTTGAAGCAGCACTTGAAGATTCAGGAGACCTTCCAATTGCCCTTCATCTTGACCATGGCGAGGACTTTGAGATTTGCAAAGCATGTATTGACGGTGGTTTTACTTCTGTTATGATTGACGGGTCAAGGCTTCCTTTTGAGGAGAATATTGCTCTTACAAAAAAGGTTGTTGAATATGCTCATGAACGCGGGGTTGTGGTGGAGGCAGAGCTTGGCAAGCTTGCCGGAATTGAGGACAATGTAAAGGTTGCAGAGCATGAAGCAGCTTTCACAGACCCTGACCAGGCGGCAGAGTTTGTTGAAAGAACAGGTGTTGACTCTTTAGCTGTTGCAATTGGAACAAGCCATGGAGCGTACAAATTCAAAGGCGACCCAAGACTTGATTTTGAAAGACTTCAGAAGATTGTTGAAAAGCTTCCAAAAGATTTTCCAATTGTTCTTCACGGTGCATCAACAGTTTTGCCAGAATTTGTTGAGATGTGTAACAAGTATGGAGGAAATATTCCAGGTGCAAAAGGTGTACCAGAGGATATGCTCAGAAAAGCAGCAGAGCTTGGTGTGCGAAAGATTAACATTGACACTGATTTGAGACTTGCAATGACCGCAGCTATCAGAAAACACCTATATGAGCATCCTGACCATTTTGACCCAAGGCAGTATCTCAAAGATGGCAGAGATGCAATAAAAGAGATGGTAAAACACAAGCTTAGAAATGTTCTTGGCTGTGCGGGCAAGGCTCCCGAAATTTTAGAGGAGATAAAGAAAAACAGAGGATAA
- a CDS encoding phosphatase, which produces MFLEVETHCHTIASGHAYNTLEEMVLEAQRKGLKGICITDHGPEMPGSCSSLYFYNLVVVPRKINGIMVFRGCEANIVDYEGNIDIPEAALRRLDFVIASLHDVCIPSGTVSDHTRALIGAIKNPYIHCIGHPGNPLYEIDKEEVVLAAKEYKKAIEINNSSFYVREKSKENCTEILKLCKKHGVYIAMGSDAHYKADIGRCEITQKLVCEYEFPPELIVNKSLESFISFLKLHGKDIEI; this is translated from the coding sequence ATGTTTTTGGAAGTGGAGACGCACTGTCATACCATTGCAAGCGGTCATGCTTACAATACCTTGGAAGAGATGGTACTTGAGGCACAAAGAAAAGGTTTAAAAGGGATATGTATAACTGACCACGGCCCTGAGATGCCAGGGTCGTGTAGCAGTTTATATTTTTACAATCTGGTGGTTGTACCGAGAAAAATAAATGGTATAATGGTATTTAGAGGGTGCGAGGCGAATATAGTTGACTATGAAGGCAATATAGACATTCCGGAAGCAGCCTTGAGAAGACTTGATTTTGTGATTGCAAGCCTGCACGACGTTTGTATCCCGAGTGGGACAGTTTCTGACCATACCAGGGCACTGATAGGTGCAATCAAAAATCCGTATATACACTGTATAGGGCATCCGGGAAATCCACTATATGAAATTGACAAAGAAGAGGTTGTGCTTGCTGCAAAGGAGTATAAAAAAGCAATTGAGATAAACAACTCTTCGTTTTATGTTCGTGAAAAGAGCAAAGAAAATTGCACAGAGATTTTAAAGCTGTGCAAAAAACATGGTGTGTACATTGCCATGGGCTCAGATGCACATTACAAAGCAGACATCGGCAGATGCGAAATTACTCAAAAACTTGTGTGTGAGTATGAATTTCCGCCTGAGCTTATTGTCAACAAAAGCTTAGAAAGCTTTATAAGCTTTCTAAAGCTTCATGGAAAGGATATTGAGATTTAA
- a CDS encoding bifunctional phosphoglucose/phosphomannose isomerase: MLDNLETIAQNDPSGMFEAVYNLPEQIQKAYEIGKNISVNVKAEDIDKVVITGLGGSAIGGNLLRVFVLDKCKIPVIVNRDYVLPAYVDSKTLVIASSYSGNTEETLSAYQDAKAKRAKIIAITTGGKLKEFAEKDGFDVITIPSGLQPRAALGYSFIPLLMLFVKLGLIEPVDDQIEETVKVLSDLRERYKPEVPEEKNLAKRLTLKLWNKLPIIYGISGTTEVIAERWKGQICENSKSPAYFNVFSELNHNEIVGTESPKHILGLFEIVMLHDTEDHKRNAIRMDITKDLIKGVVSGVNDIYSIGNSRLARMFSLIYLGDYVSLYLATLYQNDPTPVKKIDILKNKLAEIKD, from the coding sequence ATGCTTGATAATTTAGAAACAATTGCACAAAATGACCCAAGCGGTATGTTTGAGGCAGTGTATAATCTTCCTGAGCAAATTCAAAAAGCATACGAGATAGGCAAAAATATTAGCGTGAATGTAAAAGCAGAAGATATAGATAAGGTTGTGATTACAGGTCTTGGCGGTTCAGCAATAGGTGGGAACCTTTTGAGAGTATTTGTCCTTGACAAGTGCAAAATTCCTGTGATTGTTAACAGAGACTATGTACTTCCTGCGTATGTTGACTCTAAAACTCTTGTCATAGCGTCCAGCTACTCAGGTAACACCGAAGAGACACTTTCTGCATACCAGGATGCAAAGGCAAAAAGAGCAAAAATCATTGCAATCACAACAGGCGGAAAGTTAAAAGAGTTTGCCGAAAAAGATGGATTTGATGTAATCACAATTCCAAGCGGGCTTCAGCCAAGAGCTGCACTTGGATACTCATTCATTCCACTCTTGATGCTATTTGTCAAACTTGGCCTGATTGAACCTGTTGATGACCAGATAGAAGAGACAGTAAAGGTTTTAAGTGACTTGAGAGAGAGATATAAACCAGAGGTGCCTGAAGAGAAAAACCTTGCAAAGAGACTCACATTAAAACTTTGGAACAAGCTCCCAATCATATATGGCATTAGTGGAACCACAGAGGTCATTGCAGAGAGATGGAAGGGGCAGATTTGTGAAAATTCAAAGTCACCAGCATATTTCAATGTGTTTTCAGAACTCAACCACAACGAGATAGTTGGAACTGAGTCGCCAAAACATATTCTTGGACTTTTTGAAATTGTAATGCTCCATGACACAGAAGACCACAAGAGAAATGCAATCAGAATGGATATTACAAAAGACCTTATAAAGGGTGTTGTGTCTGGAGTAAATGATATATACTCAATCGGAAATTCAAGACTTGCAAGAATGTTTTCTCTAATCTACTTAGGCGACTATGTATCACTTTATCTCGCAACACTTTACCAAAATGACCCAACTCCTGTGAAAAAGATTGATATTTTAAAGAACAAACTTGCAGAGATTAAAGATTAA
- a CDS encoding endo-1,4-beta-xylanase — MKGCVYGKLKRFSTLILAILFLVATLIGIESAKVSKVSGATKKSFVEFNFENKFATPFKASGKSMTLKIDSTTAAEGTFSLLASGRKQIDDGVLLDVTNLIDYANEYIITLYVYHKSSKLQRFVVSSEIETKSGKENKLLCEKVIMPNSWKKLDASLNLTELKGIKKVWLKVYVPTSTTNFYVDLFTLKVADSSHLIKFESFEDKNIAGFISQDKKCKLSVSKEKAYQGTYSIKFQQIAKKQNTTVTLPVKGTFEKGKSYSISFYVYQPILKSLNLAVGVRFLENGKNTKEIVLGKVTVPKNKWTEVFASYTPSLDSKIKDFVIFIRPLSDISYYYFDNFTISDDGWYSAVPDLDLPSLSEKYKNYFKVGVAVPYKALTNPVDVAFIKRHFNSITAENEMKPEALEPYEGTFNFSIADEYLDFCKKNNIAIRGHTLVWHQQTPSWFFQNPQTGEKLTNSEKDKKILLERLKKYIQTVVSRYKGRIYAWDVVNEAIDENQPDGFRRSNWFNILGPEYIEKAFIYAHQADPNAQLFYNDYSTENPVKREYIYKLIKDLKEKGVPIHGVGLQCHISVSWPSVEEVEKTIKLFSSIPGIKIHVTEIDISISKEFGEDIDEETKRYLLIQQARKLKDLFEVFKKYKNVVTSVSFWGLKDDYSWLKGDFPLLFDKDYQPKFAFWSLIDPSVVPEE, encoded by the coding sequence ATGAAAGGTTGTGTTTATGGAAAATTGAAAAGGTTTTCGACATTGATTTTAGCAATTTTATTTTTGGTTGCAACCTTGATTGGCATAGAAAGTGCTAAAGTTAGTAAAGTTAGCGGAGCAACAAAAAAGAGTTTTGTGGAATTTAATTTTGAAAATAAATTTGCAACGCCGTTTAAAGCATCGGGCAAATCTATGACTTTAAAGATTGACAGTACAACCGCAGCAGAAGGAACCTTTTCACTTCTTGCAAGTGGCCGAAAGCAAATAGATGATGGAGTTTTGCTTGATGTAACCAATCTTATAGATTATGCAAATGAATATATAATTACTCTATATGTTTATCACAAGTCCAGCAAGCTGCAGCGTTTTGTTGTGAGTAGCGAAATTGAGACAAAAAGCGGAAAGGAAAATAAACTGCTGTGCGAGAAGGTTATCATGCCAAATAGCTGGAAAAAACTTGATGCAAGTTTAAATTTGACTGAGCTAAAAGGGATTAAAAAAGTTTGGCTAAAGGTATATGTGCCAACCTCAACCACAAATTTTTACGTTGACCTTTTTACACTCAAAGTTGCCGACAGCTCTCATCTCATAAAATTTGAAAGCTTTGAAGACAAAAACATAGCAGGATTTATTTCTCAGGATAAAAAATGTAAATTGTCAGTCTCAAAAGAAAAAGCTTATCAAGGTACATATAGCATAAAGTTTCAGCAGATTGCAAAAAAGCAGAATACAACTGTTACTTTGCCGGTGAAAGGTACATTTGAAAAGGGTAAGAGCTATTCAATATCTTTTTATGTGTATCAGCCCATTTTAAAGAGTTTAAACTTGGCAGTTGGCGTTAGGTTTCTGGAAAATGGAAAGAACACGAAAGAGATTGTGCTTGGGAAAGTAACTGTTCCAAAGAATAAGTGGACAGAAGTATTTGCAAGTTATACGCCCTCTTTGGATTCAAAGATAAAAGACTTTGTGATTTTCATAAGACCCCTTTCAGATATTTCCTATTATTATTTTGACAACTTCACAATTTCAGATGATGGGTGGTATTCAGCTGTGCCTGATTTAGATTTACCTTCTTTAAGTGAGAAATACAAAAACTACTTTAAAGTTGGTGTTGCTGTACCCTACAAGGCTTTGACAAATCCTGTTGATGTTGCATTCATAAAGAGACATTTTAACAGCATTACAGCAGAAAACGAGATGAAGCCAGAAGCACTTGAGCCGTATGAAGGAACTTTCAACTTTTCAATTGCTGATGAGTATTTGGATTTTTGCAAAAAGAATAATATAGCTATTCGTGGACACACTCTTGTGTGGCATCAGCAAACGCCAAGCTGGTTTTTCCAGAACCCTCAGACAGGGGAGAAGCTGACAAACAGTGAAAAAGACAAGAAGATACTTTTGGAGAGGTTAAAAAAATATATCCAGACAGTTGTTTCAAGATACAAGGGCCGAATTTATGCTTGGGATGTTGTTAATGAGGCTATTGACGAAAACCAGCCGGACGGTTTTAGAAGAAGCAACTGGTTCAATATATTAGGTCCAGAGTATATCGAAAAAGCGTTCATATACGCTCATCAGGCAGACCCTAACGCTCAGCTTTTTTACAATGACTACAGCACAGAAAATCCAGTGAAGAGAGAATACATTTACAAGCTTATAAAAGACCTAAAAGAAAAAGGAGTACCCATTCATGGTGTTGGTCTTCAGTGCCATATCTCTGTGAGCTGGCCAAGCGTTGAAGAGGTGGAAAAAACCATAAAACTTTTTAGCAGCATTCCTGGTATTAAGATACATGTCACAGAAATTGATATAAGTATCTCAAAAGAATTTGGTGAAGATATAGATGAAGAAACAAAAAGATATCTTTTGATTCAGCAGGCAAGAAAGTTAAAAGATCTTTTTGAAGTTTTCAAAAAATACAAAAATGTGGTGACAAGTGTTTCTTTCTGGGGGCTTAAAGATGACTATTCATGGCTGAAAGGTGATTTTCCACTTTTGTTTGACAAAGATTATCAGCCAAAATTTGCTTTCTGGAGCTTAATAGACCCGTCAGTTGTGCCAGAAGAATAA